In a genomic window of Mycolicibacter heraklionensis:
- a CDS encoding SDR family NAD(P)-dependent oxidoreductase has translation MTDTLLARRAAVVVGGSRGIGRAVAELLAASGAGVVVNGRDPDAVDDTVGVITGSGGRAIGLAGAAHVEATAVALVQACRDEYGSVDVLINCAGVAEPPGSSILSVSTEQFQNLLDAHLGTAFQTCRAAAPIMAEQRRGSIVNSGSVAFLGDYGGTGYPAGKGAINGLTVAVAAELAPYGVRANVVCPGAKTRLSTGDEYEKHIRDLNARGLLDEVSMRASLDPAPADYVAPLYAYLASDLSVGVSGSVFLASGGFLGRFERPVPAVLGYRDHQRFSPWSLDELHAMVTNR, from the coding sequence GTGACCGACACCTTGCTCGCCCGGCGGGCAGCCGTCGTGGTCGGCGGCAGCCGGGGCATCGGCCGAGCGGTGGCTGAATTGCTGGCGGCGTCCGGAGCCGGGGTGGTGGTGAATGGCCGGGACCCGGATGCGGTGGACGACACCGTCGGGGTGATCACCGGCTCGGGTGGGCGGGCGATCGGTCTGGCCGGCGCCGCCCATGTCGAGGCGACCGCCGTGGCGCTGGTCCAGGCCTGCCGGGACGAGTACGGCAGCGTCGATGTGCTGATCAACTGCGCCGGCGTCGCCGAGCCGCCCGGCTCCTCGATCCTGTCGGTCTCCACCGAGCAATTCCAGAACCTGCTCGACGCACATTTGGGCACGGCTTTTCAGACGTGCCGGGCGGCCGCCCCGATCATGGCCGAGCAACGCCGCGGCTCGATCGTCAACAGCGGTTCGGTGGCATTCCTGGGCGATTACGGCGGTACCGGTTATCCCGCCGGCAAGGGCGCGATTAATGGCCTGACCGTGGCGGTGGCCGCCGAGCTCGCGCCCTACGGGGTGCGGGCGAACGTCGTCTGTCCCGGCGCGAAGACACGGTTGTCCACCGGCGATGAGTATGAGAAACACATCCGTGACCTGAACGCCAGGGGCCTGTTGGATGAGGTCAGCATGCGGGCGTCGCTGGACCCGGCCCCCGCCGATTACGTCGCCCCGCTGTACGCCTACCTGGCCAGTGACTTGTCTGTCGGGGTGAGCGGGTCGGTGTTCCTGGCTTCGGGAGGCTTCCTGGGCCGTTTCGAGCGGCCGGTCCCCGCGGTGCTGGGGTATCGCGATCACCAGCGCTTTTCGCCGTGGTCTCTCGACGAGCTGCACGCGATGGTGACGAACCGCTGA